The genomic interval GGAGACGTTCCGCGTCAGTACCGGTTCGTCCACGATAGCCGCGGTCGCCCCGATGATAACGTCCCCGTCACCGAGGGCTTCGCCGTCGTTTTCGAGTTCGCCCGAGATACGTCCTGCCTTCTGCATTACCGCCGAGTCTGCTGGCTGAACGGGCTTGGTCGTGAGTACCTCCTCGACGGTTTCCCGTTCCTCGTCCGGTTGCTTGGATCGTGCGACGCCGTAGTAGAGTTCGAACAGCGTCATCGCCGAGAGGCACTGTCGAACCGGATTCTCCTCCAGTTCGTCGGCTCTGGCGACCGCATTCTCGTCTCCGCGCATCAGGTCGGTGAGGAAGGACGTGTCGAGCAACACGCTACGTCTCCTGAAGCCGGTCGGCGACGGCTTCTAACTGCTCTCGCCGCCGTTCTCGGCGCTCTTCGATGGCGTCTTCGAGCGCGTCGGCCTCCTCCTCGGAGAGGACGCCCGCGAGCTCCGACAGCGACCGCTCTCCGGCGAGACGGAGGACGACCTCCGAGAGCGTCTCGCCCTCGCGCCTCCGAACCTCCAGCCGCTCGTACGCTTCGTCCGAGAGGCGGATGCTCTTAGACACGCCCGTCCCTTCGCGTAGCGACGATTTCAGTTTTCCCGTTTCATCACGTCCCGTGTTGGTCCCGGCTTCGTATTTGAACCCTCGAACCTCGCCATCCCGACGGCGTAGTCGCGGCCTTTAAACGCCCGAAAGCCCAATCGATTCGCATGGCAGAACCGCGCGTTCCGGGCGGCCGCGGGGCCGAGATCGAGCTCCCCTGCGGCGAGTCGGTCCACGTCCACGACCTCGACATGGGCATGCGCGAGTACGACTGCGCGTGCGGGGACTCCCACGCGGTCGTCACCGACGTCCATCCGCCCTCTCGATTCTTCCCCGAGTTCCTGGTCGCCATCCTGCGCGAGACCATCGACACCGACGACGACCTGGGCGAGTTCGGCACGCCCCACGTCATGGGCATCGTGCTGGAGGAGTTCCCGACCGAGGTCGTCAGCGAGAACGTCGAGGACGACCAGGACGTGGGGTACGCGCTGGTGTGGGTGACCGACTTCGACTCGCGTCGGCTCCACGAGGTCGTGGTCGAACTCGTGGTCGAGCTCATGGAGCACGCGGTCAGCCACGCCGAGGACGACGACGCGATGGCCCGATTCGAGGAGGACATGCTGGACTTCGACGTGTCGGCGTTCGTCGAGCAGTACCGCCGGGAGCGCGACTTCACCGGGCCGCACGACACCCCCGCCTGAGCCGCGGCGACTCGCCCCGGCGGCGGGGCGAGTCGTCAGACGCTCGGCTGACTGAAAACTAAGTGTGAATCCGCCCGAATATCCGGTATGGTCCGTCGAGCGAGGAAGTACGAGCGGATTCGCACCGTCCTCGCCGAGGCCGACCCCGACGAACCCCTGACGGCGCGCGAGATACTCCAGTTGCTCGACGCCTCGGACGAGCAGTTCGACAGCGCCCACCAGATCGCGACCGTCCTCGGCCGACGCGCGCGCGACGGCGACGTGACCGTCATCCGGTCGTCGCCGTACCGGTACCGGCTCGAAAA from Halorussus salilacus carries:
- a CDS encoding type II toxin-antitoxin system VapC family toxin, with translation MLLDTSFLTDLMRGDENAVARADELEENPVRQCLSAMTLFELYYGVARSKQPDEERETVEEVLTTKPVQPADSAVMQKAGRISGELENDGEALGDGDVIIGATAAIVDEPVLTRNVSDFERIAGVEVATY
- a CDS encoding antitoxin VapB family protein, yielding MSKSIRLSDEAYERLEVRRREGETLSEVVLRLAGERSLSELAGVLSEEEADALEDAIEERRERRREQLEAVADRLQET
- a CDS encoding DUF5815 family protein, whose amino-acid sequence is MAEPRVPGGRGAEIELPCGESVHVHDLDMGMREYDCACGDSHAVVTDVHPPSRFFPEFLVAILRETIDTDDDLGEFGTPHVMGIVLEEFPTEVVSENVEDDQDVGYALVWVTDFDSRRLHEVVVELVVELMEHAVSHAEDDDAMARFEEDMLDFDVSAFVEQYRRERDFTGPHDTPA